The Kluyvera intermedia genome window below encodes:
- the rbsK gene encoding ribokinase: MKTAGKLVVLGSINADHILNLDAFPTPGETVTGSHYQVAFGGKGANQAVAAGRSGADIAFIACTGDDDIGERIRKQLLVDRIDVAPVSAVSGESTGVALIFVNGEGENVIGIHAGANAALSTALVDAQRERIAQADALLMQLESPLDSVLLAAKIAHQNQTTVVLNPAPARELPDTLLSLVDIITPNETEAEKLTGVRVENDDDAAKAAQVLHAKGIDTVIITLGSRGVWASVKGEGRRVPGFKVQAIDTIAAGDTFNGALMTALLEKTPLANALRFAHAAAAIAVTRKGAQPSVPWREEIDEFLRQQG; encoded by the coding sequence ATGAAAACCGCAGGCAAACTCGTCGTTCTTGGCAGCATCAATGCCGATCACATTCTCAATCTTGACGCTTTCCCGACGCCTGGCGAAACCGTTACCGGTAGTCATTATCAGGTCGCTTTCGGCGGCAAAGGTGCGAATCAGGCAGTGGCTGCCGGACGCAGCGGCGCGGATATCGCATTCATTGCCTGCACTGGCGACGATGATATCGGCGAACGTATCCGCAAACAGCTCCTGGTCGATCGCATTGACGTCGCGCCCGTGAGCGCGGTATCCGGCGAATCAACCGGCGTGGCGCTGATCTTTGTTAACGGTGAAGGCGAAAACGTCATTGGCATTCATGCTGGTGCTAACGCCGCCCTCTCTACGGCATTAGTTGACGCGCAGCGTGAGCGTATAGCTCAGGCCGATGCGTTGTTGATGCAGCTTGAATCCCCGCTGGACAGCGTACTGCTGGCCGCAAAGATTGCCCACCAAAACCAGACGACCGTGGTATTGAACCCGGCGCCGGCACGTGAACTGCCGGATACGCTGTTGTCGCTGGTGGATATCATTACCCCGAATGAAACTGAAGCCGAGAAGCTGACCGGTGTGCGGGTTGAAAACGATGATGATGCAGCCAAAGCCGCGCAAGTTTTGCATGCCAAAGGCATCGACACAGTGATTATCACGCTGGGTAGCCGCGGCGTATGGGCCAGCGTCAAAGGCGAAGGTCGTCGCGTTCCGGGCTTTAAAGTCCAGGCTATCGACACCATTGCCGCAGGCGACACTTTTAACGGCGCGCTGATGACCGCTCTGCTGGAGAAAACACCGCTGGCCAACGCGCTGCGTTTTGCTCATGCTGCTGCGGCCATTGCCGTCACGCGCAAAGGGGCACAGCCCTCGGTGCCGTGGCGTGAAGAGATCGACGAATTTTTACGTCAACAGGGGTAA
- the kup gene encoding low affinity potassium transporter Kup produces the protein MSTDKKQSLSAITLAAIGVVYGDIGTSPLYTLRECLSGQFGFGVERDAVFGFLSLIFWLLIFTVSLKYITFVMRADNAGEGGILTLMSLAGRNTSARTTSVLVILGLIGGSFFYGEVVITPAISVMSAIEGLEIIAPDLDTWVVPISIIVLTLLFAIQKHGTSMVGKLFAPIMLVWFLLLAVLGARSIMDNPDVLHALNPYWAVHFFLEYKTVSFVALGAVVLSITGVEALYADMGHFGKLPIRLAWFSVVLPSLVLNYFGQGALLLKHPEAIKNPFFLLAPDWALIPMLIIAALATVIASQAVISGVFSLTRQAVRLGYLSPMRIIHTSEMESGQIYIPFINWLLYISVVIVIVSFEHSSNLAAAYGIAVTGTMVLTTILFTTVARKNWRWNKFVVALMLVGFMCIDIPLFSANLDKIISGGWLPLTLALIMFTIMTTWKSERFRLLRRMHEHGNSLEAMIASLEKSPPVRVPGTAVYMSRALNVIPFAMMHNLKHNKVLHERVILLTLRTEDAPYVHNVRRVQIEQLSPTFWRVVASYGWRETPNVEEVFHRCGLEGLSCRMMETSFFMSHESLIVGKRPWYLRLRGKLYLLLQRNALRAPDQFEIPPNRVIELGTQVEI, from the coding sequence ATGAGCACTGATAAGAAACAATCTTTATCAGCGATTACACTCGCTGCAATTGGCGTGGTATACGGCGACATCGGTACCAGCCCTCTTTATACACTTCGTGAATGCTTGTCTGGTCAGTTTGGTTTTGGCGTTGAACGAGATGCCGTTTTTGGCTTCCTGTCGCTTATCTTCTGGCTGCTGATTTTTACCGTCTCACTCAAATACATCACTTTCGTGATGCGCGCGGATAACGCGGGTGAAGGTGGGATCCTGACGCTGATGTCACTGGCGGGACGCAACACGTCTGCGAGAACCACATCGGTATTGGTGATCCTGGGGCTTATCGGCGGTAGTTTCTTCTATGGCGAAGTGGTTATTACCCCGGCTATTTCGGTTATGTCAGCGATAGAAGGTCTGGAAATTATCGCGCCCGATCTCGATACCTGGGTTGTCCCTATCTCGATTATCGTTCTGACGCTGCTGTTTGCTATCCAGAAACACGGTACCAGCATGGTCGGCAAACTGTTCGCCCCTATTATGCTGGTGTGGTTCCTGCTGTTGGCGGTGCTGGGCGCGCGCAGTATCATGGATAACCCAGACGTTCTGCATGCGCTGAATCCTTACTGGGCGGTACATTTCTTCCTTGAGTACAAGACCGTTTCGTTTGTGGCTCTGGGCGCCGTCGTGCTGTCGATTACCGGTGTGGAAGCACTTTACGCCGACATGGGGCATTTCGGTAAGTTGCCAATTCGTCTGGCCTGGTTCTCGGTGGTGTTGCCTTCGCTGGTGCTCAACTACTTTGGTCAGGGTGCGCTGTTGTTAAAACATCCGGAAGCGATTAAGAACCCCTTCTTCCTGCTGGCACCTGATTGGGCGTTGATCCCAATGCTGATTATCGCAGCGCTAGCGACAGTTATTGCCTCTCAAGCAGTGATTTCCGGGGTCTTCTCGCTAACGCGTCAGGCCGTGCGTTTAGGGTATTTGTCGCCGATGCGGATTATCCATACCTCGGAAATGGAGTCCGGGCAGATTTATATTCCGTTTATCAACTGGCTGCTCTACATCTCCGTGGTTATCGTGATTGTTAGCTTTGAGCACTCCTCGAACCTGGCGGCGGCGTACGGTATTGCGGTAACGGGAACTATGGTGCTGACCACCATCCTGTTCACCACGGTGGCGCGTAAAAACTGGCGCTGGAATAAATTTGTCGTGGCGTTGATGCTGGTGGGCTTTATGTGCATCGATATCCCGCTGTTCTCGGCGAACCTCGATAAAATCATCTCCGGCGGTTGGTTGCCGCTGACGCTGGCGCTGATCATGTTTACCATTATGACCACCTGGAAAAGTGAGCGTTTCCGTCTGCTGCGCCGGATGCACGAACACGGTAACTCTCTGGAGGCGATGATAGCGTCACTCGAGAAATCGCCGCCGGTACGCGTACCGGGTACTGCGGTATATATGTCACGTGCGCTTAACGTTATTCCGTTTGCCATGATGCATAACCTCAAGCACAACAAGGTGCTGCATGAGCGGGTGATTCTTCTGACGTTGCGGACTGAAGATGCGCCGTATGTTCATAACGTACGTCGCGTGCAGATAGAGCAACTCTCGCCAACCTTCTGGCGTGTGGTAGCAAGCTACGGCTGGCGTGAAACCCCGAATGTTGAAGAAGTATTCCACCGCTGTGGTCTGGAAGGCTTAAGCTGCCGGATGATGGAAACGTCATTCTTCATGTCGCATGAGTCACTGATTGTCGGTAAGCGTCCGTGGTATCTGCGTCTGCGCGGTAAGCTGTACTTGCTGTTGCAACGCAACGCGCTTCGCGCGCCGGACCAGTTCGAGATCCCGCCAAACCGGGTTATCGAATTGGGTACCCAGGTCGAAATCTAA
- the mobA gene encoding molybdenum cofactor guanylyltransferase MobA, producing the protein MNAKSQVTGVVLAGGKASRMGGQDKGLMLLDGKPLWQHVSDRLHPQVSSVVISANRNLNTYQESGLPVISDTLSDFPGPLAGMLSVMQQLPDEWFLFCPCDTPFIPVDLFARLDIDRFQAPVVWVNDGDRDHPAVALAHRSLASKISDYLIRGDRRVMVFMREVGGHSVDFSDIKSAFRNINTLEDLQKNQGAK; encoded by the coding sequence GTGAATGCAAAGAGCCAGGTCACGGGCGTGGTATTGGCGGGCGGTAAAGCCAGCAGAATGGGTGGGCAGGATAAGGGATTGATGCTGCTGGATGGTAAGCCGCTGTGGCAACACGTGTCTGACAGGCTGCATCCACAGGTAAGTTCAGTGGTTATTAGCGCGAACCGGAATCTGAATACCTATCAGGAAAGCGGTCTACCGGTCATAAGTGATACGTTGTCAGACTTTCCTGGTCCTTTGGCCGGTATGTTGTCGGTTATGCAGCAATTACCTGATGAGTGGTTTCTGTTTTGCCCATGCGACACTCCTTTTATTCCAGTGGATCTGTTCGCTCGTTTAGATATTGATCGTTTTCAGGCGCCTGTCGTTTGGGTCAATGACGGCGACAGGGATCACCCAGCTGTTGCACTGGCGCATCGCAGTCTGGCATCGAAAATATCAGATTACCTGATTCGTGGCGATCGACGCGTTATGGTATTTATGCGTGAAGTTGGCGGTCATTCTGTAGATTTTAGCGACATAAAGTCAGCATTTCGCAACATCAATACATTGGAAGATTTGCAGAAAAATCAGGGGGCGAAATGA
- the rbsC gene encoding ribose ABC transporter permease codes for MTTQSVAGRRYFTKAWLLEQKSLIALLVLIAVVSTMSPNFFTVNNLFNILQQTSVNAIMAVGMTLVILTSGIDLSVGSLLALTGAVAASIVGIEVNALVAVAAALALGAAIGAVTGVIVAKGRVQAFIATLVMMLLLRGVTMVYTNGSPVNTGFTDNADVFGWFGIGRPLGIPTPVWIMGIVFLAAWYMLHHTRLGRYIYALGGNEAATRLSGISVNKVKIIVYSLCGLLSALAGIIEVARLSSAQPTAGTGYELDAIAAVVLGGTSLAGGKGRIVGTLIGALILGFLNNGLNLLGVSSYYQMIVKAVVILLAVLVDNKKQ; via the coding sequence ATGACAACCCAGTCTGTGGCAGGTCGCCGCTATTTCACTAAAGCATGGCTGCTCGAGCAAAAATCGCTGATTGCCTTGCTGGTGCTGATAGCGGTTGTGTCGACCATGAGCCCAAACTTTTTTACCGTCAATAACCTGTTCAACATCCTGCAGCAAACCTCCGTGAATGCGATCATGGCGGTTGGGATGACGCTGGTCATTTTAACGTCGGGAATCGACCTGTCCGTCGGTTCTTTGCTGGCGTTGACCGGCGCGGTCGCCGCGTCGATTGTGGGCATCGAAGTCAATGCGTTGGTGGCGGTTGCTGCCGCACTCGCATTAGGTGCCGCAATCGGGGCCGTTACCGGTGTGATTGTCGCCAAAGGACGCGTTCAGGCGTTTATTGCCACGCTGGTGATGATGCTGCTGCTGCGCGGTGTGACGATGGTGTACACCAACGGCAGTCCGGTGAATACCGGGTTTACCGATAATGCCGACGTATTCGGTTGGTTCGGTATTGGTCGCCCGCTGGGCATTCCTACGCCGGTGTGGATCATGGGGATTGTCTTCCTCGCGGCATGGTACATGCTGCATCACACTCGTCTGGGTCGTTATATCTATGCGCTGGGTGGCAACGAAGCGGCAACGCGTCTTTCCGGTATCAGCGTCAATAAAGTTAAAATTATCGTCTACTCTTTGTGTGGATTATTGTCGGCGCTGGCGGGCATCATTGAAGTGGCGCGTCTCTCTTCGGCACAACCTACGGCGGGTACAGGCTATGAGCTGGATGCCATCGCGGCAGTTGTTCTAGGCGGTACTAGTCTGGCTGGCGGTAAAGGTCGTATCGTCGGCACACTTATCGGTGCGCTGATCCTTGGTTTTCTGAATAACGGTTTGAACTTATTAGGTGTTTCTTCTTATTACCAGATGATCGTTAAAGCAGTTGTTATCCTGCTTGCGGTGCTGGTGGACAACAAAAAGCAATAA
- the rbsD gene encoding D-ribose pyranase, protein MKKGTVLNSEISSVISRLGHTDTLVVCDAGLPIPHSTARIDMALTQGVPTFMQVLGVVTQEMQVEAAILATEIQQHNPQLHETLLKHIEQLQQHQGNTIDVRYVSHEQFKQQTADSQAVIRSGECSPYANIILCAGVTF, encoded by the coding sequence ATGAAGAAAGGCACGGTACTTAACTCTGAAATCTCATCGGTTATCTCCCGTCTGGGTCATACCGATACGCTGGTGGTGTGCGATGCGGGTTTACCTATTCCCCATAGCACCGCGCGCATTGATATGGCGTTAACCCAGGGCGTTCCCACCTTTATGCAGGTATTAGGCGTGGTGACGCAAGAGATGCAGGTTGAGGCAGCCATTCTCGCAACGGAAATTCAACAGCATAATCCGCAACTCCACGAAACGTTGCTCAAACACATCGAGCAGCTGCAACAACACCAGGGAAATACCATTGACGTTCGTTACGTCTCGCATGAACAGTTCAAACAACAAACCGCAGACAGTCAGGCGGTGATTCGCAGCGGGGAATGTTCCCCGTATGCGAATATCATTCTTTGTGCTGGCGTCACCTTCTGA
- the rbsR gene encoding ribose operon transcriptional repressor RbsR encodes MATMKDVARLAGVSTSTVSHVINKDRFVSETITGKVDAAIKSLNYAPSALARSLKLNQTRTIGMLITASTNPFYSELVRGVERSCFERGYSLVLCNTEGDEQRMNSNLETLMQKRVDGLLLLCTETHQPSLEIMQRYPSIPSVMMDWAPFDGDSDLIQDNSLLGGDMATRYLIERGYSRIACISGPLDKTPARLRLEGYREAMHNAKLPIPDGYEITSNFEFGGGLDAMQQLLTHPVRPDAVFVGNDAMAVGVYQALYLAGLRVPQDMAVIGYDDIELARYMTPPLTTIHQPKDELGELAIDVLIHRISQPGQKQQRMQLTPELVVRGSV; translated from the coding sequence TTGGCCACGATGAAGGATGTTGCTCGCCTGGCGGGCGTTTCCACCTCCACGGTATCTCACGTCATTAATAAGGACCGGTTTGTCAGCGAGACCATTACCGGGAAAGTTGATGCGGCTATAAAAAGCCTCAATTACGCGCCATCTGCGCTGGCGCGTAGCCTCAAGCTAAATCAAACTCGCACAATCGGTATGCTGATTACCGCCAGTACCAATCCGTTCTACTCTGAACTGGTGCGCGGCGTGGAACGTAGCTGTTTTGAGCGTGGCTACAGCCTGGTGCTGTGCAATACGGAAGGCGATGAACAGCGGATGAACAGCAATCTTGAGACGTTGATGCAAAAACGCGTTGATGGGCTGCTACTGCTGTGTACTGAAACGCACCAGCCGTCGCTGGAAATCATGCAGCGCTATCCTTCAATTCCTTCCGTGATGATGGACTGGGCGCCGTTCGACGGTGATAGCGACCTGATTCAGGACAACTCGCTGCTTGGTGGTGATATGGCGACGCGTTATTTAATCGAACGCGGCTACTCGCGTATTGCCTGTATTTCCGGGCCTCTGGATAAAACGCCTGCGCGTCTACGTCTGGAAGGGTATCGGGAAGCGATGCATAACGCTAAACTGCCGATCCCAGACGGTTATGAGATCACCAGTAACTTTGAGTTTGGCGGTGGCCTTGATGCGATGCAGCAACTGCTGACGCACCCGGTTCGACCGGATGCGGTATTTGTTGGTAACGATGCGATGGCCGTTGGCGTCTATCAGGCGTTATACCTGGCTGGGCTGCGTGTTCCACAGGATATGGCGGTGATTGGCTATGACGATATTGAACTGGCGCGTTACATGACGCCGCCGTTGACCACCATTCACCAGCCGAAAGACGAGCTGGGCGAACTGGCGATTGATGTGCTGATCCACCGTATTTCCCAGCCCGGACAGAAACAGCAGCGTATGCAATTAACGCCCGAGCTGGTGGTTCGTGGTTCGGTTTAA
- a CDS encoding FadR/GntR family transcriptional regulator: MSLTAQQLAAQKNISWVLAEKIAQKILTGEYPPESILPGEMELGEIFGVSRTAVREAVKTLSAKGMLLPRPRIGTRVMPQAHWNFLDTDLISWWLTTDNFQSVMKHFLVLRRSLEPQACMLAATLGTAEQKAHLNTLMQEMAKLEKAFDRDRWIDIDTSWHEHIYEMCANPFLTSFSKLFHSVYHIYFTSITEDEVIELASHQAIVDAIQAGDGQQALIACQALLNAPHIRALV; the protein is encoded by the coding sequence ATGTCCTTAACCGCACAGCAACTGGCAGCTCAAAAAAACATCTCTTGGGTCCTGGCTGAGAAGATAGCCCAGAAGATATTAACCGGCGAGTATCCACCGGAGAGCATTCTCCCCGGTGAAATGGAACTTGGCGAGATTTTCGGCGTGAGCCGCACCGCCGTTCGTGAAGCGGTGAAAACTCTCTCGGCAAAAGGCATGCTACTCCCCCGCCCACGTATTGGCACCCGCGTGATGCCCCAGGCACACTGGAACTTCCTCGACACCGACCTCATATCCTGGTGGCTCACCACCGATAACTTCCAGTCGGTCATGAAGCATTTCCTCGTGCTGCGCCGCAGCCTGGAACCTCAGGCATGTATGTTAGCTGCAACGCTCGGGACAGCCGAACAAAAGGCGCACCTCAACACATTAATGCAAGAGATGGCTAAGCTGGAGAAAGCCTTCGACCGCGATCGCTGGATTGATATCGACACATCCTGGCATGAACACATCTATGAAATGTGCGCGAATCCATTCCTGACCTCATTCTCTAAACTCTTTCATTCCGTGTACCACATCTATTTCACTTCTATTACTGAAGATGAAGTGATTGAGCTGGCCAGCCACCAGGCTATTGTTGATGCAATACAGGCAGGTGATGGTCAACAAGCGCTGATAGCCTGCCAGGCGTTATTAAATGCCCCACATATCCGGGCATTAGTATAA
- the mobB gene encoding molybdopterin-guanine dinucleotide biosynthesis protein MobB: MIPLLAIAAWSGTGKTTLLKKLIPELCIRGIRPGLIKHTHHNMDVDKPGKDSYELRKAGAAQTLVASQQRWALMTETLEEGELDLAWLVSRMDASRLDLVLVEGFKQEAVAKILLFREATGHAIDELVIDEHTIAVASDITLDIDVPVLDLNDFEEIVEFIVGWLGGAGGFGSAASPESA, encoded by the coding sequence ATGATCCCGTTATTAGCGATTGCAGCCTGGAGTGGTACGGGAAAAACAACGCTGTTGAAAAAATTGATCCCTGAACTCTGCATTCGCGGTATTCGCCCTGGATTGATTAAACATACTCACCACAATATGGATGTCGATAAACCCGGTAAAGATAGCTATGAGCTGCGTAAAGCGGGTGCGGCGCAGACGTTAGTCGCCAGCCAACAACGCTGGGCGCTGATGACGGAAACACTGGAAGAAGGTGAACTCGATCTCGCCTGGCTGGTAAGCCGAATGGATGCATCAAGGCTGGATTTGGTACTGGTTGAAGGGTTTAAACAGGAGGCAGTAGCTAAGATTTTACTGTTTCGAGAGGCGACTGGACATGCGATTGATGAGCTTGTTATTGATGAACATACGATCGCAGTGGCCAGCGATATTACATTAGATATTGATGTACCAGTGCTGGATTTGAACGATTTCGAGGAGATTGTGGAATTTATTGTGGGCTGGTTGGGTGGCGCTGGAGGATTTGGGTCCGCAGCTTCCCCGGAGTCGGCGTGA
- the rbsA gene encoding ribose ABC transporter ATP-binding protein RbsA produces the protein MDALLQLKGIDKSFPGVKALSGAALNVYSGRVMALVGENGAGKSTMMKVLTGIYARDAGSLLWLGKETTFTGPKSSQEAGIGIIHQELNLIPQLTIAENIFLGREFVNRFGKIDWKKMYAEADVLLAKLNLRFKSDRLVGELSIGDQQMVEIAKVLSFESKVIIMDEPTDALTDTETESLFRVIRELKSQGRGIVYISHRMKEIFEICDDVTVFRDGQFIAEREVASLDEDLLIEMMVGRKLEDQYPRIDKAPGDIRLKVDALCGPGVENVSFTLRKGEILGVAGLMGAGRTELMKVLYGALPRTSGYVTLDGHEVVTRSPQDGLANGIVYISEDRKRDGLVLGMSVKENMSLTALRYFSRAGGSLKHKDEQQAVSDFIRLFNVKTPSMEQAIGLLSGGNQQKVAIARGLMTRPKVLILDEPTRGVDVGAKKEIYQLINQFKADGLSIILVSSEMPEVLGMSDRIIVMHEGHLGGEFSREQATQEVLMAAAVGKLNRVNQE, from the coding sequence ATGGACGCACTCTTACAACTCAAAGGGATCGATAAATCGTTCCCGGGCGTGAAGGCGCTCTCCGGTGCTGCGTTAAATGTCTATTCCGGGCGCGTGATGGCGCTGGTGGGCGAAAACGGCGCGGGCAAATCCACCATGATGAAAGTGCTGACCGGGATTTATGCCCGTGACGCCGGTTCATTATTATGGCTGGGTAAAGAAACCACCTTCACCGGCCCGAAATCCTCCCAGGAAGCCGGTATCGGCATCATCCACCAGGAATTGAACCTGATCCCACAACTGACGATTGCTGAGAACATTTTTCTCGGCCGTGAGTTTGTGAATCGTTTTGGCAAAATCGACTGGAAGAAGATGTATGCCGAAGCCGACGTTCTGCTGGCGAAACTGAATCTGCGCTTTAAAAGCGACCGTTTAGTCGGCGAACTCTCGATTGGCGATCAGCAGATGGTGGAAATCGCCAAAGTGCTGAGCTTCGAGTCGAAAGTCATCATTATGGATGAACCGACCGATGCGCTGACCGATACCGAAACTGAATCCCTGTTCCGCGTGATCCGCGAGCTGAAATCGCAGGGGCGCGGCATTGTCTATATTTCTCACCGTATGAAAGAGATCTTCGAGATTTGCGACGACGTAACGGTCTTCCGCGACGGTCAATTTATTGCCGAGCGTGAAGTCGCCAGTCTCGATGAAGATCTGCTGATTGAAATGATGGTGGGGCGCAAGCTTGAAGATCAATATCCGCGCATTGATAAAGCGCCGGGTGATATCCGCCTGAAGGTGGATGCGTTGTGTGGTCCGGGCGTGGAAAACGTCTCCTTTACCCTGCGTAAAGGTGAAATTCTTGGCGTTGCTGGGCTGATGGGCGCTGGGCGCACGGAACTGATGAAAGTGCTGTACGGCGCGCTGCCACGTACCAGCGGCTACGTTACCCTCGATGGTCATGAAGTGGTGACTCGCTCGCCGCAGGATGGTCTGGCAAACGGCATCGTTTATATCTCTGAAGACCGTAAACGTGATGGCCTGGTACTGGGCATGTCGGTGAAAGAGAACATGTCGCTGACCGCATTGCGCTATTTCAGCCGTGCCGGCGGTAGCCTCAAACATAAAGATGAGCAGCAGGCAGTGAGCGACTTTATCCGCCTGTTCAACGTAAAAACCCCTTCCATGGAACAGGCTATCGGCCTGCTGTCCGGCGGTAACCAGCAGAAAGTCGCCATCGCCCGCGGTCTGATGACCCGTCCGAAAGTGTTGATTCTGGATGAACCGACGCGCGGCGTAGATGTGGGCGCGAAGAAAGAGATTTATCAGCTGATCAACCAGTTCAAGGCCGATGGTCTGAGCATCATTCTGGTCTCATCCGAGATGCCAGAAGTATTGGGGATGAGCGATCGCATTATTGTGATGCATGAAGGGCATCTCGGCGGTGAGTTTTCACGCGAGCAGGCCACCCAGGAAGTATTAATGGCTGCCGCTGTGGGCAAGCTTAACCGCGTGAACCAGGAGTAA
- the rbsB gene encoding ribose ABC transporter substrate-binding protein RbsB, whose translation MNMKKLATLVSAVALSATVSANAMAKDTIALVISTLNNPFFVSLKDGAQKEADKLGYNLVVLDSQNNPAKELANVQDLTVRGTKILLINPTDSDAVGNAIKMANQAKIPVITLDRVASKGDVVSHIASDNVLGGKIAGDYIAKKEGEGAKVIELQGIAGTSAARERGEGFQQAVAAHKFNVLASQPADFDRTKGLNVMQNLLTAHPDVKAVFAQNDEMALGALRALQTAGKSDVMVVGFDGTPDGEKAVKDGKLAATIAQLPDQIGAKGVETADKVLKGEKVQAKYPVDLKLVIKQ comes from the coding sequence ATGAACATGAAAAAACTGGCTACCCTGGTTTCTGCGGTTGCGCTGAGCGCCACCGTCAGCGCGAATGCGATGGCAAAAGACACCATTGCACTGGTTATCTCTACGCTGAATAACCCGTTCTTTGTTTCCTTGAAGGATGGCGCACAGAAAGAAGCGGACAAACTGGGTTATAACCTGGTGGTTCTGGACTCACAGAACAACCCGGCGAAAGAGCTGGCTAACGTTCAGGACTTAACCGTTCGCGGCACCAAAATCCTGCTGATAAACCCTACTGACTCTGATGCAGTGGGTAATGCCATCAAGATGGCTAACCAGGCTAAAATCCCGGTTATCACCCTTGACCGCGTGGCATCTAAAGGCGACGTCGTGAGCCATATTGCTTCCGATAACGTACTGGGCGGTAAAATCGCTGGTGATTACATCGCGAAGAAAGAAGGTGAAGGCGCCAAAGTTATTGAGCTGCAAGGTATTGCCGGGACATCCGCTGCGCGTGAGCGTGGTGAAGGTTTCCAGCAGGCCGTGGCTGCGCATAAATTTAACGTGCTGGCGAGCCAGCCGGCAGATTTCGACCGTACTAAAGGCCTGAACGTCATGCAGAACCTGCTGACCGCGCATCCTGATGTGAAAGCGGTATTTGCACAGAATGACGAAATGGCGCTGGGTGCACTGCGTGCACTGCAAACTGCGGGCAAATCCGACGTGATGGTTGTTGGTTTTGACGGTACGCCGGACGGTGAAAAAGCGGTTAAAGATGGCAAGCTGGCGGCAACAATTGCTCAGTTGCCTGACCAGATCGGTGCAAAAGGCGTTGAAACCGCTGACAAAGTACTGAAAGGCGAAAAGGTACAGGCGAAATATCCTGTTGACCTGAAGCTGGTTATCAAGCAGTAA